A stretch of the Capsicum annuum cultivar UCD-10X-F1 chromosome 8, UCD10Xv1.1, whole genome shotgun sequence genome encodes the following:
- the LOC107852369 gene encoding pentatricopeptide repeat-containing protein At1g02150 — protein MLLQPTTTIKPPHLKTETHVSFSSSLSFPSGFCNFSAFTKPLKNHHSVIISCSSISQVHSYGTVDYERRPIVKWNAIYKRISMNDGPERGSVSVLNQWENEGKKVTKWELSRVIKELRKFRRYKLALEVYEWMNNRAERFRLTTSDTAIQLDLIAKVHGISSAEEYFVKLPDTLKDKRIYGSLLNAFVRARKKEQAESLLDKMRNRGYTVHALPFNVMMTLYMNLKDYDKVESVVSEMKEKRIQLDIYSYNIWLSSCGSQGSIEKMEKVLEQMNLDTNINPNWTTFSTMATMYIKLGQLEKAEDCLRIVESRVTGRDRIPYHYLISLYGSLGKKEEVLRIWKTYQSQFPTIPNLGYHSVISSLVRLDDIEGAEQIYDEWLPVKMHYDPRIGNLLLGYYVRKGFVDKASAFFDQMIEAGGKPNSMTCEILAEGHIRQRRISEALSCLKDALSSEGSKSWRPRPANVASILRLCEQDEDTKSKEVLLEVLKQVGCLDDEKYMSYIPLSNGTFTVSEPEIEKDASDNDEGSDILLNQLQESL, from the exons ATGCTTCTACAACCCACCACCACCATTAAACCCCCGCACCTCAAAACTGAAACCCATGTCTCTTTTTCATCATCCCTTTCTTTCCCATCTGGGTTTTGCAATTTCAGTGCTTTTACTAAACCCCTAAAGAATCACCATTCAGTTATTATTAGCTGTTCCTCTATATCTCAGGTGCATAGTTATGGGACTGTTGACTATGAGAGGCGGCCAATAGTGAAATGGAATGCTATTTACAAAAGAATATCTATGAATGATGGACCTGAAAGAGGCTCTGTTAGCGTGTTGAATCAGTGGGAGAATGAAGGGAAGAAGGTTACTAAATGGGAGCTTTCTAGGGTTATTAAGGAGCTTAGGAAGTTTAGGCGTTATAAGCTTGCTCTTGAG GTGTATGAGTGGATGAACAATAGAGCAGAGAGGTTTAGACTAACCACCAGTGATACTGCTATTCAATTAGACCTGATAGCAAAAGTACATGGAATATCAAGTGCTGAAGAATACTTCGTTAAGTTGCCAGACACCTTAAAAGATAAGCGGATATATGGGTCTCTTTTAAATGCCTTTGTGCGGGCTAGAAAGAAGGAACAAGCTGAATCCTTACTTGATAAAATGAGAAACAGAGGCTACACTGTTCATGCCCTTCCATTCAATGTGATGATGACACTCTATATGAACCTTAAAGACTACGACAAGGTTGAGTCAGTGGTTTCTGAAATGAAGGAGAAACGAATTCAATTAGATATATATTCCTACAATATCTGGTTATCGTCATGTGGATCTCAGGGATCTatagaaaaaatggaaaaagtacTTGAACAAATGAATCTGGACACTAATATCAATCCAAACTGGACTACATTTAGCACTATGGCGACTATGTACATTAAGTTGGGGCAGTTGGAAAAAGCTGAAGACTGTTTGAGAATCGTTGAGAGCAGAGTCACAGGTCGTGATCGAATTCCATATCATTATCTCATCAGTCTCTATGGTAGTCTTGGTAAAAAGGAAGAGGTTCTCCGGATCTGGAAAACCTACCAATCACAGTTTCCAACTATTCCAAACCTGGGCTATCATTCTGTAATATCTTCTCTGGTGAGGTTGGACGATATTGAAGGTGCCGAACAGATATATGATGAGTGGCTACCTGTTAAGATGCACTATGATCCTAGAATAGGAAATCTTTTGTTAGGTTATTATGTGAGGAAGGGTTTTGTGGACAAGGCTAGTGCTTTCTTCGACCAAATGATTGAAGCTGGAGGAAAGCCAAACTCAATGACATGTGAGATTCTTGCTGAAGGCCATATCAGGCAACGGAGAATATCTGAGGCTTTGTCATGCTTGAAGGATGCTCTTTCATCTGAAGGATCGAAGAGCTGGAGACCGAGACCTGCAAATGTAGCTTCCATTCTCAGGCTTTGTGAGCAGGACGAGGATACAAAAAGTAAAGAAGTCCTGTTGGAGGTGTTGAAGCAAGTTGGGTGTCTTGACGATGAAAAGTACATGTCATACATTCCATTATCAAATGGTACATTTACAGTTAGTGAGCCAGAAATAGAGAAGGATGCATCTGATAATGATGAAGGATCTGACATACTGCTCAACCAATTGCAAGAAAGCTTGTGA
- the LOC107844599 gene encoding dol-P-Man:Man(7)GlcNAc(2)-PP-Dol alpha-1,6-mannosyltransferase isoform X2, giving the protein MNLLHLPKLYSLYAVRMVLGGIVLSTLRFFRIQIKKKFGSQVEGFFVILTASQFHLLFYCTRPLPNILAFALVNLAYGFWFKGSLYAALNCMVFATLVFRCDILLLIGPLGLELLLTKSVSFWKALTSCLAAAFLSIGLTVLVDSVIWRRLLWPELEVFWFNSVLNRSSEWGTHPFHWYFTSALPRSLLAAYPLFLLGVLLDRRVFFYILPVLSFVLLYSKLPHKELRFIISSIPVFNFAAAVAASRLYNNRKKNLWRYLYIAMLGLVLGSLGCTAVFFMASYENYPSGYALKALHRIGGVTKNSDELRVHIDTFSAMNGISRFCEYNYPWRYSKEENISLVDLQMRNFTYLLNENSYIEGFKCLMSVDGFSRVRVRIGFPPISLAKEPKVFIHGNLRNMDIMNRSWPGCSVIP; this is encoded by the exons ATGAATTTGCTACACTTGCCAAAACTGTATAGTCTCTATGCAG TACGAATGGTATTGGGTGGTATCGTGTTGTCTACATTGCGATTTTTTCGCATTCAG ATCAAGAAGAAGTTTGGATCTCAAGTTGAAGGATTCTTTGTTATCCTGACAGCATCTCAGTTTCATTTGCTGTTCTATTGCACCCGTCCTCTTCCAAATATATTGGCATTTGCTTTAG TAAATTTGGCATATGGCTTTTGGTTTAAGGGGAGCCTGTATGCTGCGTTAAATTGCATG GTGTTTGCAACATTAGTCTTCAGATGCGACATACTTCTGCTCATTGGCCCTTTGGGTTTGGAGCTCTTGCTG ACAAAATCGGTTTCTTTCTGGAAAGCACTGACGTCCTGCTTAGCTGCTGCTTTCCTTTCCATAG GCCTTACTGTTCTTGTCGATTCAGTCATTTGGAGAAGGTTGTTGTGGCCTGAACTAGAAGTTTTCTGGTTCAACTCTGTTTTGAACCGGAGTTCTGAATGGGGT ACACATCCTTTCCACTGGTACTTCACGTCAGCGCTTCCCCGTTCACTGCTTGCTGCATATCCACTTTTTTTG CTTGGGGTTTTACTGGACCGAAGGGTTTTCTTCTACATCCTTCCAGTTCTCTCTTTTGTTCTACTGTACTCAAAGCTTCCGCACAAG GAGCTCCGCTTCATAATTAGTTCCATTCCTGTCTTCAACTTTGCAGCAGCTGTTGCAGCTAGTAGACT GTATAATAACAGGAAAAAGAACCTTTGGAGGTATCTGTACATTGCTATGTTGGGATTAGTGCTTGGCAG TCTAGGCTGCACGGCAGTTTTTTTCATGGCATCATATGAAAACTATCCTAGTGGTTATGCTCTAAAAGCTCTGCATAGAATAG GTGGTGTGACAAAGAATTCAGATGAACTCAGAGTTCATATTGACACTTTTTCAGCAATGAATGGAATATCCCGATTTTGTGAGTACAATTATCCATGGAG GTATTCTAAAGAAGAAAATATTTCTCTGGTAGACTTGCAGATGAGAAATTTCACATATCTTCTTAA TGAGAATTCTTACATTGAAGGCTTCAAATGTCTGATGAGTGTGGATGGTTTTTCTCGGGTTCGCGTACGAATTGGTTTTCCTCCAATATCACTT GCAAAGGAACCAAAGGTGTTTATTCATGGAAACTTAAGAAACATGGATATCATGAATAGAAGCTGGCCAGGATGCTCGGTTATTCCCTGA
- the LOC107844599 gene encoding dol-P-Man:Man(7)GlcNAc(2)-PP-Dol alpha-1,6-mannosyltransferase isoform X1, with the protein MARKFEKLLELYGYDLLLGSVAAFYVFMVPYTKVEESFNLQAMHDILYHRQKIEKYDHLEFPGVVPRTFVGALIVSILASPVIFLMNLLHLPKLYSLYAVRMVLGGIVLSTLRFFRIQIKKKFGSQVEGFFVILTASQFHLLFYCTRPLPNILAFALVNLAYGFWFKGSLYAALNCMVFATLVFRCDILLLIGPLGLELLLTKSVSFWKALTSCLAAAFLSIGLTVLVDSVIWRRLLWPELEVFWFNSVLNRSSEWGTHPFHWYFTSALPRSLLAAYPLFLLGVLLDRRVFFYILPVLSFVLLYSKLPHKELRFIISSIPVFNFAAAVAASRLYNNRKKNLWRYLYIAMLGLVLGSLGCTAVFFMASYENYPSGYALKALHRIGGVTKNSDELRVHIDTFSAMNGISRFCEYNYPWRYSKEENISLVDLQMRNFTYLLNENSYIEGFKCLMSVDGFSRVRVRIGFPPISLAKEPKVFIHGNLRNMDIMNRSWPGCSVIP; encoded by the exons ATGGCACGCAAGTTTGAGAAATTGTTGGAGCTATATG GCTACGATTTACTATTGGGATCAGTTGCTGCATTCTATGTGTTCATGGTACCTTACACTAAGGTTGAAGAAAGTTTCAATCTTCAG GCTATGCATGATATTTTGTACCACAGGCAGAAGATAGAGAAG TATGATCATCTGGAGTTCCCTGGAGTCGTACCTCGCACATTTGTCG GGGCTCTCATTGTATCTATTTTGGCATCTCCAGTTATTTTCCTGATGAATTTGCTACACTTGCCAAAACTGTATAGTCTCTATGCAG TACGAATGGTATTGGGTGGTATCGTGTTGTCTACATTGCGATTTTTTCGCATTCAG ATCAAGAAGAAGTTTGGATCTCAAGTTGAAGGATTCTTTGTTATCCTGACAGCATCTCAGTTTCATTTGCTGTTCTATTGCACCCGTCCTCTTCCAAATATATTGGCATTTGCTTTAG TAAATTTGGCATATGGCTTTTGGTTTAAGGGGAGCCTGTATGCTGCGTTAAATTGCATG GTGTTTGCAACATTAGTCTTCAGATGCGACATACTTCTGCTCATTGGCCCTTTGGGTTTGGAGCTCTTGCTG ACAAAATCGGTTTCTTTCTGGAAAGCACTGACGTCCTGCTTAGCTGCTGCTTTCCTTTCCATAG GCCTTACTGTTCTTGTCGATTCAGTCATTTGGAGAAGGTTGTTGTGGCCTGAACTAGAAGTTTTCTGGTTCAACTCTGTTTTGAACCGGAGTTCTGAATGGGGT ACACATCCTTTCCACTGGTACTTCACGTCAGCGCTTCCCCGTTCACTGCTTGCTGCATATCCACTTTTTTTG CTTGGGGTTTTACTGGACCGAAGGGTTTTCTTCTACATCCTTCCAGTTCTCTCTTTTGTTCTACTGTACTCAAAGCTTCCGCACAAG GAGCTCCGCTTCATAATTAGTTCCATTCCTGTCTTCAACTTTGCAGCAGCTGTTGCAGCTAGTAGACT GTATAATAACAGGAAAAAGAACCTTTGGAGGTATCTGTACATTGCTATGTTGGGATTAGTGCTTGGCAG TCTAGGCTGCACGGCAGTTTTTTTCATGGCATCATATGAAAACTATCCTAGTGGTTATGCTCTAAAAGCTCTGCATAGAATAG GTGGTGTGACAAAGAATTCAGATGAACTCAGAGTTCATATTGACACTTTTTCAGCAATGAATGGAATATCCCGATTTTGTGAGTACAATTATCCATGGAG GTATTCTAAAGAAGAAAATATTTCTCTGGTAGACTTGCAGATGAGAAATTTCACATATCTTCTTAA TGAGAATTCTTACATTGAAGGCTTCAAATGTCTGATGAGTGTGGATGGTTTTTCTCGGGTTCGCGTACGAATTGGTTTTCCTCCAATATCACTT GCAAAGGAACCAAAGGTGTTTATTCATGGAAACTTAAGAAACATGGATATCATGAATAGAAGCTGGCCAGGATGCTCGGTTATTCCCTGA